Proteins from a genomic interval of Sulfurimonas sp. HSL3-2:
- a CDS encoding ferritin-like domain-containing protein, translated as MARWDYKKDIDYNAIDMQKVRGDSFLFQLLTIASFIEITSDTYAKNLSEYYDDNPKAVQWLQEDWEKEEIQHGEALKRYVLHVWPEFPWQKAYERFLELYLPLCNTGSFQPTRGLEMLARMIVETGTSTMYRAFEDYAKSLDEPVLAGLTHYIYKDEVNHYSYFDRYFKYYNQSENLGRKEILQVIVQRLKEASSEDIEMGFQSIYEIQNDAVFDRSSYELFKKELNKLAKKHYPYSMAIKMTMQPLNLNKTLETTMVPVIRGAMKVLGI; from the coding sequence ATGGCAAGATGGGATTATAAAAAAGATATCGATTACAATGCAATAGATATGCAGAAGGTGAGAGGCGACAGCTTTCTTTTTCAACTCCTTACGATAGCATCGTTTATCGAGATAACCTCCGATACATATGCAAAAAATCTCTCAGAGTACTATGATGACAACCCTAAAGCCGTACAATGGCTACAGGAGGACTGGGAAAAAGAGGAGATTCAGCACGGAGAGGCATTAAAAAGATATGTCTTACATGTATGGCCGGAGTTTCCCTGGCAAAAAGCGTATGAGAGGTTTTTAGAACTCTATCTGCCGCTTTGCAATACCGGTTCCTTTCAGCCGACACGCGGTCTGGAGATGCTCGCACGCATGATAGTAGAGACAGGGACATCCACTATGTACAGGGCGTTTGAAGACTATGCCAAAAGCCTTGACGAACCTGTTCTAGCAGGTCTTACACACTACATATATAAAGATGAAGTAAATCATTACAGCTACTTTGACCGCTACTTTAAATACTACAACCAAAGCGAGAATCTGGGACGAAAAGAGATACTTCAAGTCATAGTCCAACGGTTAAAAGAGGCTAGCAGTGAAGATATCGAGATGGGGTTTCAAAGCATTTACGAGATACAAAACGATGCTGTTTTTGACAGATCATCTTATGAACTCTTTAAAAAAGAGCTCAATAAACTTGCAAAAAAACATTATCCCTATTCTATGGCGATCAAGATGACGATGCAGCCGTTAAATCTGAACAAAACTCTTGAAACGACTATGGTACCGGTTATTCGAGGGGCGATGAAGGTGCTTGGAATTTAA
- a CDS encoding PAS domain S-box protein, translated as MNETVCERVGHAYEEWMSAIDSFEDAIFMHDKDFRILRCNKAYQKYAGIPFREIIGRKYFEVFPKTDAPLHSCAEAIETLTPKGHEEELLIDGRFLRSRSYCITDEHGEHLYSMHTLEDITEFKKMEMSLLESEEKFRSITASAQDAIIIMDDEGKISYWNPASEKIFGYSQKEVLGQVLHDLLTPKRFLEAHHIGFKHFKKTGEGPAIGKTVELSALKKDGTEFPIELSLSAVKREGRWNAIGFIRDITQRKKAEQKFRDTKMFSETLIQSLPGIFFLVDQNAGMIQWNRRLEELTGLSSEEILGVNAMTFMHEDDKAYAMQNLQKAFETGYASAEVRMLLTSGVRYYSITGYRLETQYGVNVIGIGMDITERRESQELLRKSEEKFRSLVESTNDWIWEIDKNGKYTYVSPQVEKLLGYKPEEIVGKTPFDLMPPSEVKKFVDMFQEYVEKRAPLISVENTNVHKDGHDVVLETSGTPFFEENGEFAGYRGIDRDITERKQSESSLKRLNRALRTLSAGNLALVRASSEDELIHEVTRVIVEKGEYSLAVVDYADNDETKRIIPKAWAGLQKRHFWIRNLSWADVQEGQLPVARAIRTGKTHISHDIAVDPAFKAWKEGALALGYVSNIALPLSDGEKTFGALCIYSSEIKSYDDEEVKLLEELASDLAYGIVNLRARAAHEEQALLLQESLEESIQAIAATLESRDPYTAGHQRRVSELATAIAREMNLSAKQIKGVEFAGVIHDLGKIHVPAEILSKPGRLNELEYKLIQMHPQTGYDILKNIKFPWPIADIILQHHEKIDGTGYPQGLIGDAILLEARIITVADVVEAISSHRPYRPAMGLSVAFEEIERGRGSAYDPDVVDACMNVFNKKGFTFNMEGM; from the coding sequence ATGAATGAAACGGTATGTGAGAGAGTAGGGCATGCATATGAAGAGTGGATGTCTGCGATCGATTCATTTGAAGATGCGATCTTTATGCATGATAAAGATTTCCGTATATTACGCTGTAACAAAGCATATCAAAAATATGCGGGAATCCCGTTTAGAGAGATCATCGGCCGCAAATATTTTGAGGTGTTTCCTAAGACAGATGCTCCGCTTCACAGTTGTGCCGAAGCGATAGAGACTCTTACTCCAAAAGGGCATGAAGAGGAGCTGCTGATAGACGGCAGATTTCTTCGTTCACGCTCATACTGCATCACAGACGAACATGGCGAACACCTTTACTCTATGCATACACTTGAAGACATCACCGAGTTTAAAAAGATGGAGATGTCGCTGCTTGAGAGTGAAGAGAAGTTTCGAAGTATTACCGCTTCTGCTCAAGATGCCATCATCATAATGGATGATGAGGGGAAGATATCTTACTGGAACCCTGCATCTGAAAAGATCTTCGGTTACTCACAAAAAGAGGTACTTGGACAGGTACTGCATGATCTTCTTACTCCAAAGCGTTTTTTAGAAGCCCACCATATCGGTTTTAAGCATTTTAAAAAGACGGGGGAAGGCCCTGCTATCGGTAAGACTGTCGAACTTTCTGCTTTAAAAAAAGACGGGACGGAGTTTCCTATCGAGTTATCACTTTCTGCCGTAAAAAGAGAGGGCAGATGGAATGCCATAGGTTTTATCCGAGATATAACACAGCGTAAGAAGGCTGAACAAAAGTTTCGCGATACAAAGATGTTCTCTGAGACTTTGATCCAAAGTCTGCCGGGTATCTTTTTTCTTGTCGATCAAAATGCCGGCATGATACAATGGAACAGAAGACTTGAAGAACTGACAGGACTCTCATCAGAAGAGATATTGGGAGTCAATGCTATGACTTTCATGCATGAAGATGATAAAGCCTATGCGATGCAGAATCTTCAAAAAGCTTTTGAAACAGGCTATGCATCTGCAGAAGTCCGCATGCTCCTTACAAGCGGTGTTCGTTACTATAGCATTACAGGGTATAGACTCGAAACACAATATGGAGTTAATGTCATAGGTATCGGCATGGATATTACAGAGCGCCGAGAGTCACAGGAGTTACTGAGAAAAAGTGAGGAGAAGTTCCGTTCACTTGTCGAATCGACAAATGACTGGATATGGGAGATCGACAAGAATGGTAAATACACATACGTCAGTCCTCAGGTCGAAAAACTGCTTGGATATAAGCCTGAAGAGATAGTAGGCAAAACACCTTTTGATCTCATGCCCCCAAGTGAAGTCAAAAAGTTTGTCGATATGTTTCAGGAATATGTAGAAAAACGTGCACCGCTGATCTCAGTAGAAAATACCAATGTTCATAAAGATGGACATGATGTCGTTCTTGAGACAAGCGGGACACCCTTCTTTGAAGAAAACGGAGAGTTCGCAGGTTACCGCGGGATAGACAGGGATATAACCGAAAGAAAGCAGTCAGAGTCTTCTTTAAAACGTTTAAATCGCGCTCTTAGAACATTATCGGCAGGAAACCTTGCACTTGTCAGAGCCTCCAGTGAGGATGAGCTGATACATGAGGTCACACGAGTCATAGTTGAAAAGGGTGAATACAGTCTGGCAGTCGTGGATTATGCAGATAATGATGAAACAAAAAGGATCATACCAAAAGCATGGGCAGGATTGCAAAAACGTCATTTTTGGATTCGGAACTTAAGCTGGGCTGATGTTCAAGAGGGACAGCTGCCGGTCGCAAGAGCCATACGTACAGGCAAGACACATATCAGTCATGATATCGCTGTAGACCCGGCTTTTAAAGCTTGGAAAGAGGGTGCTTTGGCTCTTGGTTATGTCTCTAACATTGCTCTCCCTTTATCTGACGGGGAGAAGACATTCGGTGCATTGTGCATCTACTCTTCGGAGATCAAGTCTTATGATGATGAAGAGGTGAAACTTTTAGAGGAGCTTGCAAGTGATCTGGCATACGGTATTGTCAATCTGCGTGCACGCGCTGCTCATGAAGAACAGGCATTACTGCTGCAAGAGAGTCTGGAAGAGTCCATTCAGGCTATCGCAGCTACACTTGAATCGCGAGATCCGTACACTGCCGGTCATCAAAGGCGTGTCAGTGAACTGGCAACCGCAATTGCAAGGGAGATGAACCTCTCTGCAAAACAGATAAAAGGGGTGGAGTTCGCAGGGGTGATCCATGATCTAGGAAAGATCCATGTTCCGGCAGAGATCCTCTCCAAGCCGGGCAGGCTCAACGAGTTGGAGTATAAACTGATCCAGATGCATCCGCAGACGGGATATGACATCTTAAAAAACATCAAGTTTCCGTGGCCGATCGCAGATATCATCCTGCAGCATCATGAAAAGATCGACGGAACAGGCTATCCGCAGGGACTTATCGGTGACGCGATTTTGCTCGAGGCGAGGATCATTACCGTTGCAGATGTCGTAGAAGCGATCTCTTCACACCGTCCGTACCGTCCTGCGATGGGATTGAGTGTCGCCTTTGAAGAGATAGAACGGGGAAGGGGCAGTGCGTATGATCCCGATGTCGTCGATGCCTGTATGAACGTGTTTAATAAAAAAGGGTTTACATTCAATATGGAAGGGATGTAA
- a CDS encoding ABZJ_00895 family protein: MTKDVKVFPYVIRYTFTYAAALVLLAVFTTLTEIDSAGIGSSIAAIMVSVLAAVSKFVRDYERVPSQRERKHLTWLSLGTSVLVSAVLIVLFLGVIGQLNQLLVIFALFAKLHSGVVFGIIFFTLAINWIALWFSYGGLAKVQYNSLVRKNG, encoded by the coding sequence ATGACTAAAGATGTTAAAGTTTTTCCCTACGTGATCCGTTATACATTCACGTATGCTGCTGCTCTTGTACTTCTTGCCGTATTTACGACACTTACAGAGATAGACAGTGCAGGCATAGGCTCATCTATCGCAGCGATCATGGTGAGTGTACTTGCTGCCGTATCCAAGTTTGTAAGAGACTATGAACGGGTTCCAAGTCAAAGAGAGAGAAAGCATCTCACATGGCTCTCATTAGGTACGAGTGTCTTGGTCTCGGCAGTACTGATCGTACTGTTTCTGGGTGTCATCGGACAGTTAAACCAACTTCTTGTAATATTTGCACTTTTCGCAAAACTGCATAGCGGAGTGGTATTTGGTATCATATTTTTTACGCTGGCAATAAACTGGATCGCACTCTGGTTCTCTTACGGCGGGCTGGCAAAAGTTCAGTACAACTCTCTTGTGCGAAAAAACGGATAG
- the thpR gene encoding RNA 2',3'-cyclic phosphodiesterase, translating into MKFRVKQGDLVQEKATFIVNASNTELSLGSGVSRAFYEHCGGSEYQQELYALKHKAGTLKQGDVVLSSPGTATNFLYALHVAVMNYSDSSISPMPSYEHIQTALNKMIEILKERVETEQIKDPKLVIPLLGCGVGGLEKEKVFLMIQESFLKADLEMDVVVFVHSQEDYRHFKELTHKKPLFLAMKAKLYDYDRLQEDFSGLINGRWIPSENLHVTVAFFGDKFTEEELIERLSLLLAPIAPFKLSGLDYFGSNKILYAKGESLELASLVSSLNDAFSLGEAKQFIPHVTLMRGKSLKDIAAFDKMLQAYKEKEVGTVETVFELMQSTRRHDGASYECIKRFE; encoded by the coding sequence ATGAAGTTCAGGGTAAAGCAGGGAGATCTCGTCCAAGAGAAAGCGACGTTCATCGTCAATGCTTCAAATACCGAGCTGAGTCTTGGTAGCGGAGTCTCCAGAGCGTTTTATGAACATTGCGGCGGGTCGGAGTATCAGCAGGAACTTTATGCATTAAAACACAAAGCTGGAACTCTAAAGCAGGGGGATGTCGTCCTCTCAAGTCCGGGCACTGCGACTAACTTTTTGTATGCCTTACATGTAGCGGTCATGAACTACTCCGACAGTTCAATAAGCCCGATGCCCTCTTATGAACATATACAGACTGCTTTAAACAAGATGATAGAGATACTCAAGGAGAGAGTCGAAACCGAGCAGATAAAAGATCCGAAGCTTGTCATCCCGCTACTTGGATGCGGTGTCGGCGGACTCGAAAAAGAGAAAGTGTTTTTGATGATACAGGAGAGCTTTTTAAAAGCAGATCTCGAGATGGATGTGGTAGTTTTTGTCCACTCACAAGAGGATTATCGGCACTTTAAAGAACTGACTCATAAGAAACCTCTGTTCTTAGCAATGAAAGCCAAACTTTACGACTACGATAGACTGCAAGAGGATTTTTCCGGACTCATCAACGGGCGTTGGATCCCGAGTGAGAACCTGCATGTAACCGTAGCTTTTTTTGGAGACAAGTTCACAGAAGAGGAGTTGATCGAAAGGCTCTCTTTGCTTCTTGCACCCATAGCGCCTTTTAAACTCAGCGGTTTGGACTACTTCGGGTCAAACAAGATCCTTTACGCCAAAGGGGAGAGCCTAGAACTAGCTTCTCTTGTCTCCTCCCTAAATGACGCTTTCTCACTCGGCGAGGCAAAACAGTTCATCCCTCATGTGACATTGATGCGGGGAAAATCACTCAAAGACATAGCAGCTTTTGACAAGATGCTTCAAGCTTATAAAGAAAAAGAAGTAGGAACAGTAGAGACGGTTTTTGAATTGATGCAAAGCACACGACGCCACGACGGTGCAAGTTATGAATGTATAAAGAGGTTTGAGTAA
- a CDS encoding LysE family translocator, which yields MIVSFSEGFLLGLGAAIPLGPINILIMNNALKSYKAGVALGFGAMNADILYLSLILAGFLKLFNSPDILNIIGVLGSSFLLYLAYDIYKNRAKKIKLHTQPIPIKNLSKIYIQGVLLTLLNPYTIVFWFSIAGYAATKNLNTGFTILGMISAITLWTTLMPYLVHKTKHKISQRAATYLSIFSALILCGFALSLFVHVIF from the coding sequence ATGATAGTATCTTTTAGCGAAGGGTTTTTACTAGGGCTTGGTGCTGCCATCCCTTTAGGTCCCATCAACATCCTCATCATGAATAACGCATTAAAAAGCTACAAGGCGGGAGTCGCTCTCGGTTTTGGAGCTATGAATGCCGACATACTTTATCTGTCTTTGATCTTAGCAGGATTTCTAAAACTTTTTAACAGCCCTGATATCTTGAATATCATAGGGGTTCTGGGAAGCTCTTTCTTACTCTATCTTGCATATGACATCTATAAAAACAGGGCTAAAAAAATAAAACTGCACACTCAGCCTATTCCCATCAAAAACCTCTCTAAGATCTATATTCAGGGAGTGTTGTTAACGCTTCTAAACCCCTACACCATCGTTTTTTGGTTTAGCATCGCAGGATATGCCGCGACTAAGAACCTGAACACGGGTTTTACCATACTCGGCATGATCAGTGCCATCACTCTTTGGACGACTTTAATGCCCTATCTGGTTCACAAGACAAAGCACAAGATATCTCAAAGAGCCGCAACATACCTCAGCATCTTCTCTGCACTCATTCTTTGCGGGTTTGCTCTATCGCTGTTTGTACATGTGATCTTTTAA
- the gatA gene encoding Asp-tRNA(Asn)/Glu-tRNA(Gln) amidotransferase subunit GatA, whose product MITLKEALSLSKDELNKFKDELKAKIEADPELNAYIDVNNVGEGVPIAIKDNIQVKEWSVTSGSNILQGYIAPYNATVIEKMLSAGLSPFGRTNMDEFAMGSTTESSFYGKTLNPKNRDCVPGGSSGGSAAAVAAGLAIAALGSDTGGSIRQPAAFCGIVGMKPTYGRVSRYGLGAYASSLDQIGPMTQNVEDAAILYDIICGYDEKDSTSANIACEKVSDKLNPERKLRIAVLPEYVKDASDDVQKAYADTIEALKAAGHTIVEKEMMNPKYDISAYYITATAEATTNLARYDGIRYGNRKVGKNLEDTFIQTRSEGFGDEVKRRIMLGNFVLSSGYYDAYYVKAQKVRHLIKDNYAKIFEDVDLILSPVAPSTANKFGELESPIEMYLSDIYTISVNLAGLPAISVPVANAANGMPVGLQLIANAYDEQTLFDGAMSLEKQVKYNA is encoded by the coding sequence GTGATTACATTAAAAGAAGCATTATCTCTTAGTAAAGACGAACTAAACAAATTTAAAGACGAACTCAAAGCCAAAATCGAAGCTGATCCAGAGTTAAACGCGTACATAGATGTAAACAATGTAGGCGAGGGCGTGCCTATCGCCATCAAAGACAACATCCAGGTAAAAGAGTGGTCTGTGACTTCAGGTTCGAACATCCTTCAAGGCTACATCGCTCCGTACAACGCGACTGTCATCGAAAAGATGCTCTCCGCTGGTCTTAGCCCGTTTGGACGTACAAATATGGACGAGTTCGCTATGGGTTCTACGACTGAGAGCAGTTTTTACGGTAAGACTTTAAACCCTAAAAACCGTGACTGCGTACCGGGCGGAAGTTCAGGCGGAAGCGCAGCAGCTGTAGCTGCAGGTCTTGCTATTGCAGCTCTTGGAAGCGACACGGGCGGGTCTATCCGTCAGCCTGCTGCATTTTGTGGGATAGTAGGGATGAAACCTACTTACGGTAGGGTCAGCCGTTACGGTCTTGGCGCGTACGCTTCTAGTCTTGATCAGATCGGACCGATGACGCAAAACGTCGAAGATGCGGCGATCCTTTACGATATCATCTGCGGTTACGATGAAAAAGATTCTACAAGTGCGAATATCGCATGCGAAAAAGTCAGCGACAAACTGAACCCTGAGAGAAAACTTCGTATCGCGGTACTTCCTGAGTATGTAAAAGACGCAAGCGACGATGTTCAAAAAGCGTATGCCGACACCATAGAAGCACTAAAAGCTGCGGGTCATACCATCGTAGAAAAAGAGATGATGAACCCGAAATACGACATCTCTGCTTACTACATCACAGCTACTGCAGAAGCGACTACAAACCTTGCACGTTACGACGGTATCCGTTACGGTAACCGTAAAGTGGGCAAGAACCTTGAAGACACTTTCATCCAGACACGCAGCGAAGGTTTTGGAGATGAGGTAAAACGCCGTATCATGCTTGGAAACTTCGTACTTTCTTCCGGGTACTACGATGCTTACTACGTAAAAGCGCAAAAAGTACGTCACCTTATCAAAGACAACTATGCGAAGATATTTGAAGATGTTGATCTTATCCTTTCACCGGTAGCTCCAAGCACTGCAAACAAGTTCGGAGAACTTGAAAGCCCGATAGAGATGTACCTAAGCGACATCTACACTATCTCTGTAAACCTTGCAGGTCTTCCGGCGATCTCTGTACCTGTTGCAAATGCGGCAAACGGAATGCCAGTAGGCTTACAGCTTATAGCAAACGCATACGACGAGCAAACGCTTTTCGACGGTGCTATGAGTTTAGAAAAACAAGTAAAATATAACGCGTAA
- a CDS encoding cupin domain-containing protein, with protein MDTMRFLKDTRFGEKVQIDKMFETPFSKEIRICMAEGNTMREHTAPGAITIMVLAGRVRIDSLEESAELLSGDMIYFDANVPHSLEAYEQSVIRLTLSKNDSAKRVFSLAGV; from the coding sequence ATGGATACTATGAGATTCTTGAAAGATACCCGTTTCGGCGAAAAAGTGCAGATCGATAAGATGTTCGAGACCCCTTTTTCCAAAGAGATCCGCATCTGCATGGCAGAGGGCAACACGATGCGCGAACACACGGCTCCCGGTGCGATAACCATCATGGTTTTAGCGGGCAGAGTCCGCATCGATTCTTTAGAGGAGAGTGCAGAACTTTTAAGCGGCGATATGATCTATTTCGATGCCAACGTTCCCCATTCACTCGAAGCATATGAGCAGAGCGTCATACGTCTCACACTCTCGAAAAACGACTCTGCAAAGAGAGTCTTTTCCCTTGCAGGGGTATGA
- a CDS encoding HDOD domain-containing protein yields MEFETIVNLIESLPPLPESVLEIEKLYAEGEPDMRVLSKIIEKDPVLTADILARVNAPYYGMRRNIVSVTQAVILFGSAQIRGFVLKSLIDQSFSFDMSPYGLNNAEFQEVSSLQSALMFQWYMSIDVEMSRDLIPIAFLMEMGKIIIAKEVAESEYVAQFSEMIAQEGITQTERFFTDFTSAEIAAMLFEHWNFNDIFVNTVRYLDNMDADEAKEYLHYIKALDVVRTCINVREIMSESSFEAAKTKVEQYGLPLNTFVHTVERLQRKRSELE; encoded by the coding sequence TTGGAGTTTGAGACCATAGTCAACCTTATAGAGTCACTGCCTCCTCTTCCCGAATCGGTTTTGGAAATTGAAAAGTTGTATGCTGAGGGTGAACCGGACATGCGTGTGCTTTCAAAGATCATCGAGAAAGACCCCGTACTTACGGCGGATATTTTGGCACGCGTCAACGCACCTTACTATGGTATGAGGAGAAACATCGTATCGGTAACGCAGGCCGTTATCCTTTTTGGTTCCGCGCAGATACGCGGGTTTGTACTAAAGTCACTGATCGACCAGAGTTTCAGTTTCGACATGTCCCCCTACGGTCTTAATAATGCCGAGTTTCAAGAGGTCAGTTCACTGCAGAGTGCTTTGATGTTTCAGTGGTATATGAGCATCGATGTAGAGATGTCCAGAGACCTCATTCCCATCGCTTTTTTAATGGAGATGGGTAAGATCATTATCGCAAAAGAGGTGGCCGAGAGCGAATATGTAGCACAGTTCTCGGAGATGATCGCACAAGAGGGGATTACGCAGACTGAACGCTTTTTTACCGACTTTACTTCTGCCGAGATAGCGGCAATGCTCTTTGAACACTGGAATTTCAATGATATCTTTGTAAATACCGTACGTTATCTTGACAATATGGATGCTGATGAGGCTAAAGAGTACCTTCACTACATCAAAGCGCTTGATGTGGTTCGGACATGCATAAACGTCAGAGAGATCATGAGTGAATCGAGTTTTGAAGCAGCGAAAACAAAGGTAGAGCAGTATGGATTGCCTTTGAACACCTTTGTACATACTGTTGAACGTCTGCAGCGCAAACGTAGTGAGCTCGAGTAA
- a CDS encoding isoprenylcysteine carboxylmethyltransferase family protein, with amino-acid sequence MASQTNDQQSVQTMTPFQWIRMILVYLFIPLLLLVCGGDLWWWQAWIYTFLILVSGIGGRILTEWRHPGLLAERVNFEKLQNAKPWDKVLAPLMAVSFSFPLVIVAGLDHRYEWTPLFSTWFNILGLVLIALGYAFATWAFIENRFFSTTVYIQKDRGHTVCDSGPYRFVRHPGYAGNLLALPGMVLAFSSVWILIPAMAALIITVIRTALEDRTLQEELSGYKDYAKQVRYRLIPFIY; translated from the coding sequence ATGGCATCACAGACAAACGATCAACAGAGTGTTCAGACAATGACTCCTTTTCAGTGGATTCGTATGATTTTGGTCTATCTTTTCATCCCTCTTTTGCTCTTGGTGTGCGGAGGGGATCTTTGGTGGTGGCAGGCGTGGATATATACTTTCTTGATACTAGTATCCGGCATCGGTGGGCGCATATTGACGGAATGGCGGCATCCGGGTCTGCTGGCAGAACGGGTCAACTTTGAAAAACTGCAGAATGCGAAGCCGTGGGATAAGGTGCTGGCTCCACTGATGGCAGTGAGTTTCTCATTCCCCCTTGTTATCGTCGCGGGACTCGACCACCGCTATGAGTGGACACCTCTGTTTTCGACATGGTTTAACATTCTCGGTCTTGTTCTCATCGCACTTGGGTACGCATTTGCCACCTGGGCTTTCATAGAGAACCGCTTTTTCTCCACTACGGTGTATATCCAAAAGGATAGGGGACATACGGTCTGTGACAGCGGCCCTTATCGCTTCGTGCGCCATCCCGGCTATGCCGGAAATCTGCTGGCACTTCCGGGCATGGTGTTGGCCTTTAGCTCGGTATGGATACTCATCCCTGCCATGGCGGCGCTCATCATTACAGTGATCAGAACCGCTTTAGAAGACCGGACTCTTCAGGAAGAACTGTCGGGGTATAAAGATTATGCAAAGCAGGTACGCTATCGTTTGATACCGTTTATTTACTAA
- a CDS encoding DNA adenine methylase: MKLPHPIQYQGSKRNLASQILQYFPSDIETLIEPFAGSAAISVAAAHYRYAKKFIINDLNKPLLDLLELIVEHPDKISSNYEKIWNEQHLNSVEHYFEIREKFNKSKDSSLFLYLMARCAKGAVRYNKNGEFNQSPDKRRKGAMPDRMNKNIKGVSSLLKGKVQFKSEDYKLLINDVTEKDLVYMDPPYQGVCSNRDSRYYSGIDHNEFINFLEELNNKNISFIISYDGRLGDKKYGEPMPKHLNLKHLEVNAGRSSQATLLGKQDITYESLYLSPALQERITYSNQNTLITAEKKYA; this comes from the coding sequence ATGAAATTACCACATCCGATACAGTATCAAGGAAGTAAAAGAAATTTGGCTTCACAAATCCTTCAGTATTTTCCATCAGATATTGAAACATTGATTGAGCCATTTGCAGGTTCAGCAGCAATTAGTGTAGCCGCTGCACATTATAGATATGCAAAAAAATTTATTATTAATGACCTAAATAAACCTCTATTAGATTTATTAGAACTGATTGTAGAACATCCAGATAAAATTTCAAGTAACTATGAAAAAATTTGGAATGAACAACATCTAAATAGTGTTGAACATTACTTCGAAATAAGAGAAAAATTTAATAAATCCAAAGACAGTTCATTATTTTTATATCTCATGGCAAGATGTGCAAAAGGAGCAGTAAGATATAACAAAAATGGGGAATTTAATCAAAGTCCTGATAAAAGACGAAAAGGAGCTATGCCTGATAGAATGAATAAAAATATTAAAGGTGTTTCATCTTTACTAAAAGGTAAGGTACAGTTTAAATCTGAAGATTATAAATTATTAATTAATGATGTGACTGAAAAAGATTTAGTATATATGGATCCACCGTATCAAGGCGTTTGTTCGAATAGAGATTCAAGATATTATTCAGGTATAGATCATAATGAGTTCATAAACTTTCTAGAAGAGCTAAATAATAAAAACATTTCTTTTATAATCAGTTATGATGGAAGACTAGGAGATAAAAAATACGGAGAACCCATGCCTAAGCATTTAAATTTAAAACACTTAGAAGTTAATGCTGGTCGCTCTTCTCAAGCAACGCTACTTGGAAAACAAGATATAACTTATGAATCATTATATTTATCACCTGCTTTACAAGAAAGAATCACTTATTCAAACCAAAACACTTTAATTACAGCAGAGAAAAAGTATGCCTGA